In Aedes albopictus strain Foshan chromosome 3, AalbF5, whole genome shotgun sequence, the genomic window ttgtacactatttatgaatcaccgtgttggtcaaatgagtgatccataaactgtggtcatttttgccgattcataaattgtggggtcactgtatcatACTTAGATACATTGGCAAAACATGTTTATATTAAAAAGTATATTtcgatattgattttttatttgggcctaactgacattttcgagttctcctcatcgatcctctctttgtgttatcacagaatgtgtattgagttttccaaagattttttggttgaaatgcgaagaagacgactacatattgctatagaaacaaaaggaataatgattttgtttgttttgatcaagttattagcgaaagagagattcaacgaagagaaatcgatcaagtcagttaggcccttatgaaaaatcgttGTCGATTTACTTTGACAAGCTCTTAAACAAATTCAGATACGCTACAAATGATTTCGTCATAGCTCAGATATGTTTAATTGGATGGGTTGAACAACAAAACGGCTGCATTTAAAGACTCTAATTTCTCAAGGTATGTGGAGGCGACAATTATTGATTTTCCTCCTCAACACGGTGGATCCGATCGATCCAGCCTACGGTGAATCGTTCCCCGGTGGTAAGCTCAATTGCAAGATTGTATATATAGACAAAGCGGGAGCACCAAAATGTATCAGTTTGCGCCCAGCCAGCACATCAATCACGTGTGTTTCAAGATTAATAAAACCAGCATCAAAATGAAATTGGTGAGTtcatttgaaatgtttcaaacaGCGACGTTCCAACTTTTGTGTTCTGCCCATCGGGGCTTAATTGAATAATTAGTGTAAAACGGTTGTGATCATCGCGTTTACATTGAGAGATCTGTGTGCGCATTACCGAGTCAACGTGGTTACATTAGTGGGTCAATATCAATCATGGTTTGTTTCTCATTTCTATGTTTCGGGTAGTTCATCGCTCTGTTCGCCTTGGTGGCCTTGGTGGCTGCTGGTGGTGATCACTACGAAGAACATAAGCAACATATTCCAATCGTGCACAGTGAACTGGTCCAGAGCAACGACGGTACCTTCAAGTTTGGATACGAATCGGCCAATGGAATCGTCGCTCAGGAGGCAGGTCACGTCAAGAACTTTGGCAGCAAGGATCACGAGGCCAACTTTGCCCAAGGATCGTACTCGTACGTTGATCCCCATGGTGAAGTAGTTTCTGTGAGCTACGTTGCCGACGAGAATGGATTCCAGGCCCATGGATCGCATATCCCAACGCCACCACCACTACCAAAGGAGCTGGTTGAGGCATATGCCAAGGTGGGCAGCCACCCAGAGGCTCACCACGAGGAACCAGCAAGCTACAAGGGTCACTAAACATAAACTGTACTGCCTTGGTGTTGATACCAGGAATACAACAGTATCCAGAATGTGATAACCAATGGAGTAGTGTTCTGtaggttttcaattatttattataacgcaaaaaaaatgcaaatactgTATAAATACTATTATAACAAACAAACTATTATTATAATTTGAACTTGTTTTTAACAAAGATGACCATTTTCCAGTTCAGGATTGTCCAACGTATGACCCGCGAGCCGCATCCGGCTCACGAGAGCATTTTGGGTGGCTCTCGGCACGAATGAAcaaaaaaatcgataaatttcGCTTTTCAAATTAAATACATATTAAAAGAGGTTTATAAATATGTTAACTCTTGTTTTGTGATTTCTACAGATCTTGAGAAAGcatcacacagataaaaataatagggggattcacttaacaacataaactgaataaactgattaaacgtcgcgatcaccaaaaaATACCGCAATTCTTGACGCTTGCAGAGATTCCAAagatcaaaatttcagcaaattCAGGCAGAATTTGGAAACAATACTGAGATCCAGTGTATAGAATCCTGTTTTAAGAATACCattcattttttcttattactgacTTGAACTCTAATATATGCAAGCATTTTCACGCATCTACTATAATCTCCAAAGTTCTATTAGAAACTGGAAAGTATAAAAAAGCATTATTCTCATATTCAGAATTCTAAAATTTGTTTCCAGATTGATACCATTATCACAGACAATCAGAcgcaacacctagaacaattttcgtgaaaatccatcgctagTTCACCCTACCATaccctggtggaaatgtttcatgaaatactGCGTTgtacaatatcgtcaacagaaagcgctagtgtgaaacATCAAACGTGAAGAAAACGATGcgcgtgcctctggttgtgaaagccacaactatgaagattaaCATGAATCGTTAGCgtgatcgatggaaatttcgccagtgttacgtctgtttgtctgtgaccattTTCTTGACCAGCAATGGGACAGCATGGAGCTTGGCATGGAGTGACAGTATGGAGTCACACCtaaatcttcccaagtaacattttaatgatCAATTAATCTTGTAGAGCTTTTGACAACCTTTATAAAATCTAATTCATTTTATTTTAGCTTTATTATGCTTTCAAAAATCTCTGGTCTTTTTGAATATAGGGGATACTGGGTAGTCTTGATACCTTATTCTTGATTTGTCTGTAATATGAAGGAAAACCAAAGACCACTTTTTTTAGAAGACTAGCAGCACTACTGAAAATCGGGAGTTACTGTTTGCAGCGTACTCATGGATGAAGGTGGAACTAATCATAAAAGTAtgagtaaattttcatactcgcatcGACACACGTTTACACTTTTATACAAGGAATACCACCTTAGCCCCAGGCGGCGGTGACGCTTAACGTGACTATGGGTAAATAACAGAGTTCCATGCCTTCTAGATAAAGTAGTCCCCGGGAAAATGCAAAACTAGACCACAAGACAAGGTAGGGTACAAGACACTACTTTAGGTGAACGGTGCTAAGAACACAGATcggaaaaaagaatgtaaaataaTGCGACATACATCCGATTCTTTTTCTGCATGGCTCGTGGATTTTTTTATActataaatcagtcaattttgaaccaattgacctcacagataaaaaataatgagatttacacgtgatgtacacttagtgttatgatggtttacatgatgtatcatgtatttttttttaaatgaaatgtcATGTGAACACTCAGagccatgctgaattacatgacatataatggaagcttgcatgatatttcatgacttttacatgatatgtaaacttctgtgatattccacgctccaattatgtgcatcatatgtcacagaattttaccatcttttttcgatctgtgttgaTATTCTAATCGACCTACATGTGTACACAATTTTATCAGAATCAGTTAAAACTAacttagttatagcaaaaaaaaaactgggataTTACAGAAgttaacatgatatgttatgtgaatATGTATCAtgaaacatcatgtaaacttcaCACAGATCGAGTGTGAAAAGAGTGTACAAttctggtgccgagaattggcgctgcactaggtgcagtaaactcgttcaaaatcaacttttcggcacacgctaacgccgc contains:
- the LOC109418733 gene encoding endocuticle structural glycoprotein SgAbd-2-like: MYQFAPSQHINHVCFKINKTSIKMKLFIALFALVALVAAGGDHYEEHKQHIPIVHSELVQSNDGTFKFGYESANGIVAQEAGHVKNFGSKDHEANFAQGSYSYVDPHGEVVSVSYVADENGFQAHGSHIPTPPPLPKELVEAYAKVGSHPEAHHEEPASYKGH